One genomic window of Desulfurococcus mucosus DSM 2162 includes the following:
- a CDS encoding ABC transporter permease, translating into MMEDLKSAALIAQRDLARFWRYKYWLAGQVAMNLADIFIFGLIFRGMVNPALIPDYIKFITPGILSLSIFISSFSIGREVGVELRREVTLYLVSLPVKRTVLVAGRILGGLLRGLIYQLGFLFFAALLLGIPNPSKWIIILYTTLLLAASMSGLSISLSTVTRDFNLQATIRSLTYNVLFFVSNIFYPESVVKARLGFAAPVVKYSPLSMATSIYRWGFNYTGDVDVLFNAVGLLMWSIIILAVACKLYLRNLAG; encoded by the coding sequence ATGATGGAAGACCTCAAGTCTGCTGCATTAATAGCGCAACGGGATCTAGCCCGTTTCTGGCGGTATAAGTACTGGCTCGCCGGCCAAGTCGCAATGAACCTGGCCGACATCTTCATCTTTGGATTGATTTTCAGGGGCATGGTTAACCCAGCCCTCATCCCTGACTACATAAAGTTCATAACCCCTGGGATACTGAGCCTGTCGATATTCATCTCCTCATTCAGCATAGGTAGAGAGGTAGGGGTCGAGTTAAGGAGGGAGGTTACATTATACCTGGTGTCTCTTCCAGTGAAGAGAACTGTACTGGTGGCTGGCCGCATACTAGGCGGGTTACTGAGGGGGCTAATATACCAGTTAGGCTTCCTGTTTTTCGCTGCACTATTACTGGGGATCCCCAACCCCTCCAAGTGGATCATAATACTCTACACAACCCTCCTGCTGGCTGCATCCATGTCGGGTCTCTCAATATCGCTGTCAACTGTTACACGGGACTTTAATCTCCAGGCAACCATAAGGTCCCTCACATACAACGTCCTCTTCTTCGTGTCAAACATATTCTACCCTGAGAGCGTTGTAAAAGCCAGGCTAGGGTTCGCGGCCCCAGTAGTCAAGTATTCCCCTCTCTCAATGGCTACAAGCATATACAGGTGGGGCTTCAACTACACCGGGGATGTAGACGTATTGTTTAATGCGGTCGGGCTCCTCATGTGGAGCATTATTATACTTGCCGTAGCCTGTAAACTATACTTGAGAAACCTTGCGGGGTGA
- a CDS encoding DUF998 domain-containing protein: MNPRLLVLASVAVPLSSIAIAALLSNWFNPLENALSDLGHAARSSVAAVFNGGLVFGGLLTYTVAVTSRQTRRSYNMLLALTAVFLILIGVYDEIYGRLHFAVSVAFFTGTMIFMAWITVKETSKVIRAYSVSALLIELAAWIIYFMYRIPRGAAIPELISVASFTPLYIYIYSRGNQHA, translated from the coding sequence GTGAACCCGAGGCTCCTGGTGCTGGCATCCGTGGCCGTTCCCCTTTCCTCAATAGCCATTGCAGCCCTTCTCTCAAACTGGTTTAACCCACTCGAGAACGCTCTCAGCGACCTCGGCCATGCGGCGAGGAGCAGCGTAGCAGCAGTTTTCAACGGTGGACTAGTATTCGGCGGGCTTCTAACCTACACTGTGGCCGTGACCTCGAGGCAGACCCGTAGATCCTACAACATGCTTCTAGCGTTGACCGCGGTCTTCCTAATCCTGATCGGGGTGTACGACGAGATATATGGTAGACTCCACTTCGCGGTTTCCGTGGCATTCTTCACGGGTACGATGATCTTCATGGCGTGGATCACGGTGAAAGAGACCAGCAAGGTCATCAGGGCATACTCGGTGTCAGCACTACTCATAGAGCTTGCTGCCTGGATAATATACTTCATGTACAGGATTCCACGTGGGGCAGCCATACCCGAGTTGATCTCCGTCGCCTCATTCACACCCCTCTACATATACATATATTCGCGGGGCAACCAGCACGCATAG